One segment of Campylobacter hominis ATCC BAA-381 DNA contains the following:
- a CDS encoding sensor histidine kinase: MLIAVFSTMLYHYIKITTYESVVRQMLISADKISEKNPSNGDLSEFLVKLNLKNFTASVQDGQKLEKPEFTKEKVADKIFLVLHYPYGANRNLILKTDITIYYEIVKQILTDIIMVNTVMIFLVLFYAFFLSKMLLMPIKTINTKLAGIDEKFLRPVEKDECPLEYRSLLENINRLIERIKTFVLYQKELFIGIAHELKTPLAVMKSKNDVTLIKERDNARYIEALKVNNATIDSMNKMISQILQIGRQEGAQFEELKEIDIIEFLRESTNNFKILARMDDKDIITDFKPDSLKISAQSNLLTHIMQNFVQNAIKFSPAGGDIVITSCLKNSHFKICIINDGESIDESVDYFAPFKRFGKKDGAGLGLFLAKGAAQAMGGSVSLKNRDDQKGVIATFEMDIKK; the protein is encoded by the coding sequence ATGTTAATTGCTGTATTTTCGACCATGCTTTATCATTATATAAAGATTACCACTTATGAAAGTGTGGTCAGACAAATGCTGATTTCAGCTGATAAAATTTCAGAAAAAAATCCATCAAATGGAGATTTAAGTGAATTTTTAGTTAAATTAAATCTTAAAAATTTCACCGCTTCCGTTCAGGATGGACAAAAATTGGAAAAACCCGAATTTACAAAAGAAAAAGTTGCGGATAAAATATTTTTGGTTTTACATTATCCTTACGGTGCAAACCGAAATTTAATCTTAAAAACCGATATTACTATTTATTATGAAATTGTAAAACAAATTTTAACCGATATAATAATGGTAAATACAGTGATGATTTTTCTTGTTCTGTTTTATGCGTTTTTCTTATCTAAAATGCTTTTGATGCCTATAAAAACAATAAATACAAAGCTTGCCGGCATAGATGAAAAATTCTTACGTCCTGTAGAAAAAGATGAGTGTCCACTTGAATACAGGTCTTTATTGGAAAATATAAATCGTTTAATAGAAAGAATTAAAACTTTTGTTCTCTATCAAAAAGAGCTTTTTATCGGTATAGCGCACGAACTTAAAACGCCGCTTGCCGTGATGAAATCAAAAAACGATGTTACACTTATAAAGGAACGAGATAATGCGCGCTATATTGAAGCTCTTAAAGTAAATAACGCTACAATCGATAGTATGAATAAAATGATAAGTCAAATTTTACAAATCGGTCGTCAGGAAGGTGCTCAATTTGAAGAATTAAAAGAGATTGACATTATTGAATTCTTACGTGAATCGACAAATAATTTTAAAATTTTAGCAAGGATGGATGATAAAGATATTATCACTGATTTTAAGCCAGATAGTCTTAAAATTTCAGCGCAATCAAATCTTTTAACGCACATAATGCAAAATTTCGTTCAAAATGCTATAAAATTTTCACCCGCCGGAGGCGATATTGTTATAACTTCCTGTTTAAAAAATTCACATTTTAAAATTTGTATTATAAATGACGGTGAGAGCATAGACGAAAGCGTAGATTATTTTGCGCCGTTTAAGCGCTTCGGCAAAAAAGACGGCGCCGGACTTGGACTTTTTTTGGCTAAAGGAGCCGCACAAGCTATGGGCGGAAGTGTAAGTTTAAAAAATAGAGATGATCAAAAAGGCGTAATTGCTACATTTGAGATGGATATAAAAAAATAA
- the ybeY gene encoding rRNA maturation RNase YbeY: protein MVICETEFPQILNDINKFLGSYNVELVFVNSDEMKELNLTERGIDKTTDVLSFPLFSKIDNYGDFPIGSVVINLDLAKRKANELGHNVNDEIALLFMHGFLHILGFDHETDNGEMREKEREIIENFKLPKSLIIRNEI from the coding sequence ATGGTTATTTGCGAAACGGAATTTCCACAAATTTTAAATGATATAAATAAATTTTTAGGCTCTTATAATGTTGAATTGGTTTTTGTAAACAGCGATGAAATGAAAGAACTTAATCTGACTGAACGAGGAATAGATAAAACAACCGATGTGCTTAGTTTTCCACTATTTTCAAAAATTGATAATTACGGCGATTTTCCGATAGGTTCGGTTGTTATAAATTTGGATTTGGCAAAGCGGAAAGCAAACGAGCTTGGACACAACGTAAATGATGAAATAGCACTGCTTTTTATGCACGGATTTTTGCATATACTTGGTTTTGATCACGAAACTGATAATGGAGAAATGCGTGAAAAAGAGCGCGAAATAATTGAAAATTTTAAACTTCCTAAAAGTTTAATTATAAGAAATGAAATTTAG
- a CDS encoding phosphoethanolamine transferase domain-containing protein, whose product MTITVLNFSFFNYIYQNSNFIFTTKIFIVFFTILLFVFNPFLTKILAILLLFCGTVCVYFMQSYNIVIDEIIVASVINTDFTEIKSFLNFKIVLFKFIKILTQINTKFMQKIL is encoded by the coding sequence TTGACAATTACCGTATTAAATTTCAGCTTTTTTAATTATATTTATCAAAATTCGAATTTTATTTTTACTACAAAAATATTTATAGTATTTTTTACAATTTTACTTTTTGTTTTTAATCCATTTTTAACAAAAATTTTAGCAATTTTACTGCTGTTTTGTGGTACTGTTTGTGTATATTTTATGCAAAGTTATAATATTGTCATAGATGAAATAATAGTTGCAAGTGTCATAAATACGGATTTTACTGAAATAAAAAGCTTTTTAAATTTTAAAATAGTTTTGTTTAAATTTATTAAAATATTAACACAGATTAATACAAAATTTATGCAAAAAATTTTGTAA
- a CDS encoding YfhL family 4Fe-4S dicluster ferredoxin, whose amino-acid sequence MSLMITKDCICCDACKDECPVGAIYEDEPIYVIDPDLCCECVNDYSEPACIVECPVECIVPDPDNVETLEELKYKYDHFAGK is encoded by the coding sequence ATGTCGTTAATGATCACAAAAGATTGTATTTGCTGCGATGCATGCAAAGACGAATGCCCTGTCGGGGCTATTTACGAGGATGAACCAATTTATGTCATAGATCCTGATTTATGCTGTGAGTGCGTGAATGATTATTCTGAACCTGCTTGTATTGTAGAGTGCCCTGTAGAGTGCATCGTGCCGGATCCGGATAATGTCGAAACGCTTGAAGAGCTGAAATATAAATACGACCATTTTGCGGGAAAATAA
- the hsrA gene encoding homeostatic response regulator transcription factor HsrA: MRILIVEDEITLNKTIAEGLTEYGYQTDTSESFKDAEYYVGIRNYDLVLSDLMLPDGNGIELIEAIKAKSPRTSVVIISAKDDKETEIKALRAGADDYIKKPFDFDILVARLEARLRFGGTNVIKIDDLVIDPDEEKIIYKDQEIELKGKPFEVLTHLARHSDQIVSKEQLLDAIWEEPELVTPNVIEVAINQIRQKMDKPLNISTIETVRRRGYRFCFPKKA, encoded by the coding sequence ATGAGAATTTTAATCGTTGAAGATGAAATTACATTAAATAAAACCATTGCTGAGGGTTTAACTGAATACGGATACCAAACCGACACGTCAGAAAGTTTTAAAGACGCTGAGTATTATGTAGGTATTAGAAATTACGATTTGGTATTGAGCGATTTGATGTTACCTGATGGCAACGGAATAGAACTTATAGAAGCTATAAAAGCTAAATCACCGCGCACATCTGTTGTGATAATATCTGCCAAAGATGATAAAGAAACAGAAATAAAAGCGCTTCGTGCTGGAGCTGATGATTATATTAAAAAGCCGTTTGATTTTGATATTCTGGTTGCGCGTTTGGAAGCTCGTTTAAGATTTGGCGGCACAAATGTTATAAAAATAGATGATTTGGTTATTGATCCGGATGAAGAAAAAATAATATACAAAGACCAAGAAATCGAGTTAAAAGGCAAACCTTTTGAAGTTTTGACACATTTGGCGCGCCATAGCGATCAAATCGTAAGCAAAGAACAACTTTTGGATGCGATTTGGGAAGAACCCGAGCTTGTTACACCGAATGTTATTGAAGTTGCAATAAATCAAATTCGTCAAAAAATGGATAAACCGTTAAATATTTCTACAATCGAAACTGTTCGCCGAAGAGGCTATAGATTTTGCTTTCCAAAAAAAGCTTAA
- the queC gene encoding 7-cyano-7-deazaguanine synthase QueC — MKAVCVISGGMDSSTAAFIAKEQGYEILALHFDYNQRTMKKERECFNLICDDLGVKSREILDVSFIAQIGANSLTDKNLTIQKTGVKSGEIPNTYVPFRNGIFLSVAAAFAEKEGADALFIGVVEEDSSGYPDCSENFIKKIESAINAGTSPNFKLEIKIPLVHLSKTQIVKKALEIGVPLEHTWSCYEREDKACGFCDSCRLRLKGFKGADTKDTIPYI; from the coding sequence ATGAAAGCGGTTTGTGTAATTAGCGGCGGAATGGACAGTTCAACGGCTGCATTCATTGCAAAAGAGCAGGGCTATGAAATTTTGGCTTTGCATTTTGATTACAATCAACGAACAATGAAGAAAGAAAGAGAGTGTTTTAATTTGATTTGTGATGATTTGGGCGTAAAAAGTCGTGAAATTTTGGATGTAAGTTTTATAGCGCAAATCGGAGCGAACTCTTTAACCGATAAAAATTTAACTATACAAAAAACAGGCGTAAAAAGCGGAGAAATTCCAAATACTTATGTTCCTTTCAGAAACGGAATTTTTTTATCAGTAGCGGCGGCTTTTGCTGAAAAAGAGGGCGCCGATGCACTTTTTATCGGCGTTGTAGAAGAAGACAGCAGCGGATATCCGGATTGCTCGGAAAATTTTATAAAAAAAATAGAAAGTGCGATAAATGCAGGAACTTCGCCAAATTTTAAACTTGAAATAAAAATTCCGCTTGTTCATTTAAGTAAAACTCAAATTGTAAAAAAAGCTCTTGAAATCGGTGTGCCGCTAGAACATACGTGGAGTTGCTATGAAAGAGAAGATAAAGCTTGCGGATTTTGTGACAGTTGCCGCTTAAGACTTAAAGGTTTTAAAGGCGCAGACACGAAAGACACAATACCTTATATTTAA
- a CDS encoding Ppx/GppA phosphatase family protein: protein MPKRVAVIDLGSNSMRLAIFERTSRFGFYILAEHKLKIRLANGAYENGGMLQMPAMQNALEAFLEFKSLIKSYRANRVLCVGTSALRDAPNKNVFINMVKKAANISIRVIDGTSEANFGAIAALNLLANFTDATTLDIGGGSSELACIKNKKIVDKISLNIGTVRLKELFFDKRDLSGLEDFVKELIDKIPTDFKNENLIAIGGSGRALSNAIMNLQEYPLKIVHNFIYDYNTYRNFMSQIIRSKAIDLNRFPIKKDRYDTIREGVFIFRQIADFLGAKKIITSGAGVREGVFLSSILGRGTRLPENFNPSLKSLQDRFSVKNSNNIAKYAKNLFEILSPLHKLDEKYKYLLTNAAKICEIGLKVGFYAKHLHASYLALNALNYGFKHDEKVLIAAIIALHGKKELGVEFNDIKKLLPGEKIVIWLSFLLEFARILNENSDKIFALNYNNFNLKIVGAKENLNLKESIKKLPKPAIFAISLV, encoded by the coding sequence ATGCCTAAAAGAGTTGCTGTAATCGATCTTGGTTCTAATTCCATGAGGCTTGCGATTTTTGAGCGCACAAGCAGGTTCGGATTTTATATTCTTGCCGAGCATAAACTTAAAATTCGTCTTGCAAACGGTGCTTATGAAAATGGCGGAATGCTTCAAATGCCTGCTATGCAAAATGCTTTGGAGGCATTTTTGGAGTTTAAAAGTCTTATAAAAAGCTACCGCGCAAATCGTGTGCTTTGTGTCGGAACTTCCGCGTTAAGAGACGCGCCGAATAAAAACGTTTTTATAAATATGGTAAAAAAAGCCGCAAATATCTCCATAAGAGTGATTGATGGCACCAGTGAAGCGAATTTCGGAGCTATTGCAGCGTTAAATTTGCTTGCAAATTTTACAGATGCCACTACGCTTGACATAGGCGGAGGTTCCAGTGAACTTGCTTGCATAAAAAATAAAAAAATAGTAGATAAAATTTCATTAAATATAGGAACTGTCCGCTTAAAAGAGCTGTTTTTTGATAAAAGAGATTTAAGCGGACTTGAAGATTTTGTTAAAGAGCTTATCGATAAAATTCCAACTGACTTTAAAAATGAAAATCTTATAGCAATCGGCGGAAGCGGACGCGCACTAAGTAATGCCATTATGAATTTACAGGAATATCCGCTAAAAATCGTGCATAATTTTATTTATGATTATAATACTTATAGAAATTTTATGAGTCAGATTATAAGATCAAAAGCGATTGATTTAAACAGATTTCCTATTAAAAAAGATCGATATGATACTATTCGTGAGGGTGTATTTATTTTTAGGCAAATAGCTGATTTTTTGGGCGCTAAAAAAATTATTACAAGCGGAGCAGGTGTTCGAGAAGGAGTGTTTTTAAGCTCTATTTTAGGGCGTGGCACGCGTTTGCCGGAGAATTTTAACCCAAGCCTTAAAAGTCTGCAAGATAGATTTAGCGTAAAAAATAGCAATAATATCGCCAAATATGCTAAAAATTTATTTGAAATTTTAAGTCCGCTGCATAAACTTGATGAAAAATACAAATATTTGCTTACGAATGCCGCTAAAATTTGCGAAATAGGGCTTAAGGTAGGATTTTATGCCAAACATCTGCATGCAAGTTATCTTGCATTGAATGCTTTAAATTATGGGTTTAAACATGACGAAAAAGTGCTTATAGCGGCAATTATAGCGCTTCACGGTAAAAAAGAGCTTGGCGTGGAATTTAATGATATAAAAAAACTTTTGCCAGGCGAGAAAATTGTAATTTGGCTTAGTTTTTTGCTTGAATTTGCGAGAATTCTTAATGAAAATAGTGATAAAATTTTTGCTCTGAACTATAATAATTTTAATTTAAAAATTGTCGGTGCAAAAGAAAATTTAAATTTAAAGGAAAGTATAAAAAAACTTCCAAAACCCGCTATTTTTGCTATAAGTTTAGTATAA
- a CDS encoding flavodoxin domain-containing protein, whose translation MSKILVSYATKGGDTKEVAEFIADILKADVIEAKNLNENDLNSHDGFIFAASTHGDGQIFANFDDKLGLLNQTDFNGRKVALVGVGNQERHGNDFCSGLSAFLPVLKKAKIIGATDANGYKFNFSRSFINDKFIGLVVDFKGDSDWKSRAEKWAESLNF comes from the coding sequence ATGAGTAAAATTTTAGTGTCTTATGCTACAAAAGGTGGTGATACAAAGGAAGTTGCAGAGTTTATTGCCGATATTTTAAAAGCGGATGTAATTGAGGCGAAAAATCTTAATGAAAATGATTTAAACTCACATGATGGCTTTATTTTTGCCGCCTCTACACATGGTGACGGACAAATTTTTGCAAATTTTGACGATAAATTAGGACTTTTAAATCAAACCGATTTTAATGGAAGAAAAGTGGCTCTTGTCGGTGTAGGAAATCAAGAAAGACACGGAAATGACTTTTGTAGCGGGCTTAGCGCATTTTTGCCGGTGTTAAAAAAAGCAAAAATTATAGGTGCGACAGATGCAAACGGATATAAATTTAATTTTTCCCGTTCATTTATAAATGACAAATTTATCGGTCTTGTTGTTGATTTTAAAGGCGACAGCGATTGGAAAAGTCGTGCTGAAAAATGGGCCGAAAGCCTAAATTTCTAA